The genomic DNA ATTCTTTTAGTGGTGCTCATCTCCTTCTTTTGCTTTATAAGTTTCACCTGAAATTTTCAAAATACTCTTCAATTCCGCTTGGGCAATTACTGGGAATGTTCTGGCGTATAATAAGAACAATACAGAGAAGAATCCTATGGTTCCTAAGTACACCCCTACATCAATAATGGTAGGTTTAAACATGGTCCAAGACCCTGGTAAATAATCTCTGGATAGGTTGATTACGATGATGTCAAAACGCTCAAACCACATCCCTATGTTAATCACTAAAGCGATAATGAATGTCGCGATAATGTTGGTTCTAATTTTCTTAAACCAGAACAATGCTGGAATTACTAAGTTACAGATAATTAGTGCCCAGAATGCCCACCAGTAAGGTCCTGTAGCGGCACCTGGCGTTAGGTAAGCAAAGTCTTCAAAACGGCTACCTGAATACCACGCGATAAAATACTCACAAGCGTAGGCTACAGTTACCATCCCCCCTGTTACGATAATTACGATGTTCATAATTTCGATGTGGTACATGGTGATGTATTCTTCTAAGTGGCAAACTTTTCTGGCAACCAATAGTAGCGTTTGTACCATTGCGAAGCCTGAGAAAATCGCTCCTGCCACGAAGTATGGTGGATAAATGGTAGAGTGCCAACCTTTAATCACCGAAGTGGCGAAGTCAAAGGATACGGTGGTGTGTACGGAGAATACCAGTGGCGTAGCTAAACCAGCCAATACCAATGATAATTCTTCAAATCTTTGCCAATGTTTGGCTTTACCACCCCAACCGAAGGCTAATATGGTATAGATTTTCTTTGTAAATGGTGTTTTGGCTCTATCTCTAATCATCGCAAAGTCAGGAATCAATCCCATAAACCAGAACACTACGGATACTGAGAAATAGGTAGAAATCGCGAATACATCCCAAAGCAATGGTGAGTTAAAGTTAGTCCAAAGTGAACCAAATTGGTTAGGAATAGGGAATACCCAATAGCCTACCCATACTCTACCCATGTGGATTACAGGGAAGATAGCCGCCTGTACCACGGCAAAAATGGTCATGGCTTCCGCAGAACGGTTAACGGACATTCTCCATCTTTGTCTAAACAATAAGAGTACCGCCGAGATGAGCGTACCAGCGTGACCAATACCTACCCACCATACGAAGTTGGTAATATCCCAACCCCAGTTGATGGTTCTATTAAGCCCCCACGCACCAATCCCAGTACCGATGGTATAGGCAATACACCCAAATCCGTAAATGAATAATACTAAGGCAGCGTAGAGAGACGCCCACCATAATTTACCTGCTCTTTCTTCTATAGGCTTTACGATATCTACTGTAATATCGTGATAAGTCTTATGCCCTATAATTAAAGGTTCCCTAATTGGAGCTTCGTAATGTCCTGACATTTTTTACCTATTTATAATTAAATTTTATTTTCTTCTTCTTTTCTATTTCTCACCTTGGTATGATAGAATACATTCGGCTTGGTGCCTATTTCTTCTAACAAGAAGTATCTTCTATCATCATTGAATAATGCTCTTACCTCAGAGTTTTTGTCGTTCATATCTCCGAACTTCATTGCTCCTGTAGAACAAGCTTTAGAACAAGCGGTTTGGAACTCGCCATCTGCCACTACTCTACCTTCTTTCTTCGCTTCCAAAATCACGCTCTGCGTCATCTGGATACACATAGAACATTTCTCCATAACCCCTCTGGTTCTTACCACCACATCTGGGTTAAGGACCATTCTACCTAAGTCGTTATTCATATTGAAGTCAAACTTATCATTGAGGTTATAAGTAAACCAGTTGAATCTTCTTACTTTATAAGGACAGTTGTTAGCACAGTATCTGGTACCGATACATCTGTTGTAAGCCATTTGGTTTTGTCCTTGTTTACCGTGAGAAGTTGCCGCTACTGGACACACCGTTTCACAAGGGGCGTGGTTACAGTGCTGGCACATCACTGGTTGGAAAATCACATCTGGACTTTCGTTTGGTTCTATTAAAATATCGTAAAGTTTTGGTACATCAAGACCTCTATCAATACCTTCTTTTACTTCTATTTTCTCTTTCGCAGAGTAGTAACGGTCTATTCTCAACCAATACATATCTCTGGACATCCGCACCTCGTCTTTTCCTACGACTGGTACATTGTTCTCGGCTTGACAAGCAATGATACACGCGCCACAACCTGTACAAGAGTTTAGGTCAATAGAAAGGTTAAAGTGAGGACCGTCGGTATCATCATAGGCATCCCAAAGGTCGATTTTCCCTGCTGGGAGTGAGCCGCTTAGCGTGTGGTATTCCAATGGTTTGTTCCAGCCGTGGTGCTCATCATCAAACTTCACATTAAGGAAAGTATCTAAAGACACCTCTTTTGCAATTTCATAACGACCCATTAGAGTATTTTGCAACTGCATACCTGCAAACTCGTGTTCCCCTGATGTTTTTTCTATTTTGATATTAGAAACAGAGAACTGATTGCCATCAAATAATGGATAAGCATTCACCCCAGTTTCTGCTACTTTTCCAGCATCTTTTTTACCATAACCTAAAGCTAACCCCACAGAACCATCGGCTTGCCCTGGTTGGATAAACACAGGGACATCTTTAATGGTAACGCCGTTCACGGTAACATTAACCTTAGAACCATCTAACTGCATCCTTCCGTTCAGTTCGTTCTCAAGACCTAAATCTTGTGCATCTTTTGGAGAAATAGTTAAATAGTTGTCCCAAGACAATCTGGAAATAGGGTCTGGTAATTCTTGTAACCATGGGTTGTTGGCCTGCGTACCATCACCCATAGAAGTTTTAGTGTAAAGTTGTAATTCAAACTGGCTTGGCTTCAGTTGGTTTAAATCTGCCACTGCCGCACCAGCATTACCATCTACATAAGATAAACCTGCACCGCCAGACACTGCGTTGTAACCGTTATATAAGGCTTTGTTGAAAGAAATATCGCCTAAAATATTGGCTGCACTGGCTTTTAAATAAGTATAATAATCGTTATTGGGTTGATCTTTACCATTGGTCCAAACCAATAGAGATTCTTCAATCTGTCTTGATTTGTAAATTTTTTGGATGGTAGGCTGCATTAAGGAATAAACGCCAGTTTCAGGCATTAAATCTCCCCAAGACTCTAACCAATTGGCTACAGGAATGGCTGCCTTAGCGGTTTGGTATAATTCATCTTTTTTCTGTGCTACCGCAATATGGTAAGGTACTTTTTTGAACGCTTCTTTGAGCTCTGCCCCTTTGTGGTAAGAGTAAATTGGGTTCACATCATTAGAGATGAGCACGCCCACTTGCCCTGCTTTAAGCCAAGATAAGAACTCGTTGAATTTCTGTCCGTTAAATTCTTTCAGATAGTTGGCTTTCCCTGTGAAGGCAACAGAACCTAACTTTTGGTTGATTAAATGTGCCAATACATAAGCCCCTTTAGAGCCCTCAGCGAAGACCACAGCCTTGCTGCCTTTGGCTTTAAGTTCATTAGCGATTTTGTTAGCCACCGCATTAGAAGAACCGCCATTCAGCGCATTGTAAACCTCAACTAAAGTTTTATTCACTTCGGTTGGCTTCATTCTTAAACGCGTATCTGCATTAGCCCCCGTGAGTGACATATTAGACTCCACCTGAATATGGCGAAGCATATTAGCACCTGGTTTTTTGGCTGCTGCATAAGAAGTTTCAAGGCTTCCTGCGTTATAATTGCCTAAGAAATCCGCTTGGAAAGAAACTACCAATTCGGTTTGAGAAAGGTCGTAAACCGGCAATGCTCTCTGCCCAAACACCTCTTCTGCCGCATCTAAAGCCGCCGTGTAAGGAATGGCATCATAAGTTACCAATTCTGCATTAGGATATTTGGCTTTAAATTCGCCAAAAAGTTTCTTAAATGTAGGGCTGGCAAAAGAATGTGATAATAAAACAATCTTCTTATTAGAAGCTTGCGCCTCGGCTAAACCTTTAAGAACGAAATCATCAACTTGATCAAAAGTTGCATCTTTATCGTCTAATTTAGGCTGTTTTAGTTTATCATTATCATATAATGCCAACAATCCCGCCTGCACCCTTGCATTGGTTGTTCCTAAGGAACCTGCAACTGGATTCGGTTCTATTTTAATTGGTCTACCCTCTCTGGTTTTTACCAAAACACTTGCGAAATCATACCCATCAAAAAAGGTAGATGCAAAGTAGTTAGGCACCCCAGGGATAATGTTGTGAGGTTTAACCACATAAGGAATGGTTTTAATCACCGGAGCCTCGCAAGCCGCCAAAGTAACGGCTGCAGTAGAGAACCCTAAAAGTTTGAGGAAATCTCTTCTGCTAGTTCCGGAGTTATTCATTTTATCCTCATTACCCAAGAACTCATCTACAGGAATTTCGTTTTGAAATTCTTTCTGAGCCAGTTTCGCGTTTAGCGACGGGTCTTTTTAACTCGTGAATACTTCTGAATTGTATTTTATTTGAAGCCATTTGATACTTCTTAGTTTTCTATTATTAATAATGACATTTACCACACTCTAATCCACCAATAGCATCTACTGTAATCTTAGTGCCACTGCCGTATTGTTTTTTCAACTTATCGTGTAAGTTTTTGAAATACTCTTTATTGTACTCGTTGTTCATATCCACTTCTGTGGTTCTGTGACAGTCTATACACCATCCCATTGTGAAATCGTTAGCCATTTTAGCCACATTCATGGTATCTATAGCTCCGTGACACGCTTTACAAACGACGTCTACATTTTTAGCTTTCTTAATGACAGCCTCTCCTGCCACCACGTGCTGAGAGTGGTTAAAGTACACGAAATCTGGCATATTGTGGATTCTTGTCCACTCCACAGGTTGTGTTTTCCCCTGTGTAAGATTGTGTAGCCTCATCCCAACCTACAGCGGCATAGATTTTCTTAATCTCACCCGTGTAGAATTCTTTAGACTTGCCTTCTTCCACATATTTTCCTTTGTATTCAGAAATATTTTTGTGGCAGTTCATACACACATTCATAGAAGGGATTTCGGAAACTTTTCCATATTTAGCCCCAGAGTGACAAAACTGACAGTCTATTTTGTTTTCCCCAGCGTGGATTTTGTGAGAGAAATAAATCGGCTGTTCTGGTTGGTAACCTTTGTAAACCCCTACCCACATTAGCCAGTTCCAAACGCCATACACGGCAAGAACGGTAAGTACAGCCAGTAAGCCTTTGCCTACATAGTGGTATTTTTCATACAACTCGCCGAAAGATTTTATTCTGGTTTCGTCTAACTCAGAAAGCTCTTCCGTTTGGTTGAGTTTTACCAATTGTCTTAGTTTTACCAATAACCAAACCAATAGCGCTGCAATAAATAACAGAGAAATCAGAACAATTGTAGAATCATTTTTCTGTTTCTGCTCTGCTTTAATCGCATCTAAGCTATTGACCTCCGTAGCGGCATCAGCTGCTGCAGGCTCTTCTGCTGGAGGGTTGGTGGTGTACGCCAAAATATCATCAATATCTTGGTCAGACAAGCTCGTAAACTGCGTCATCTCCGTTTTATTGAACTTCTCATACACCTCGTTAGCGTATTTATCGCCAGAGGCTCTTAAGGCTTTATTGTCCTTAATCCATTTATGAAGCCAATCTGTACCTAAGTTTTGGTCGGATTTTAACCGATCTACCACACCGCCAAGTGCTGGCCCCACCATCTGCTTATCTAAGGCGTGACAGGCAGCACAATTGGTTTTAAATAGCGTCTCACCATTCTTTGGGTCACCGCTTGCGGCATCCTGCGCATAGACAGAAGCACCTGTTGATAGCAATAATCCTATGGCTATCAATCCCTTTTTGTAATGCTTTCTCCAACTAATCATTTATATAATCTTGGGTTATTAAATCGTTTTGAATTCTACATTCAGTTGGGCAAAAATAAGACTTTAACAGAAAATTAACAGACAGAAAGCGATGCAAATTATCATATTCCTTTAATTTGTAACCATTCTAAATTAAATAGCGTAATATTTTCATTTTTCAACTTGGTAGTTTTGGCAGTTTTAGTATTTTTGCGGAATATAAATTTAAACACAAGATGAAATCATTATCAGTCTTTATTTTCAGTTGTCTATTTTCCGTTGTGAGCGTCCAAAAAGCAACCGCACAGCTCGTTGTAAAAAAGGATACGATAAAAAATACGGAACTTACCATTACCACGGATCAAAATGTAAGTCAAGTTTTAGACAATTTGGAGAATAAATGTAAAAAAAGTAGCGCCAACAATAGTTCTAGCAATTCTTATGAAAGCAGAAACCCCGTCACTGCACCAAAAGTAAATACGCCCAACAAAGCGCTAACCAATGCCGAAATTTGCAGAAAGAATCCTCGGATTTTAGGGGTTAAAATACAACTTGCCGTAGTAAAAAGCAAAGCCGAAGCGGATGAAGTGGCGCTTTATTTCAGACGGAAGTTTCCTTATATTAAAGTACAGCAAGATGCCTCGCTAAGACCTAATTATAAGGTGCTCGCAGGGAGTTACTTCACCAAAGAAGATGCCTCCAGCGATTTAAGAAAAATCAAAGCTTTCTTTAAAAATGCTATCCCTGTAAAGTATATGATTTTCTGTACTGATGCTTTATAGGAAGCATTTAAGATATTATCAAAATAAAAAAATCGTTATAGTAGACACTATAGCGATTTTTTATGTTTTAGAAGTGTATCTCGTATGTCATTGCATCAAAAAAAAATCAAGGTAAGCAATTGACCTACCTTGACTTTCCTTTCATTTTTACTTTTTGGTTTTCAATTTATTTCTTGATAAATTTAAGCACCGTAGATTCTCCATCTCCTGTATCTACCTTAGCTGTATAAACACCTTTTGGTAATCTCGAGATATTGATTTGTCCTTTTCCTTCTATACCTGTTGTAATTACTTTTTTACCAGATAAATCATAGATATGTACCGTTGTATTCGCTACTAATTTTTCTGGCACTTTAATGTTAATTACATCTGTTGCTGGATTAGGATAAACGCTATAACCGCCATCACTATTAGCTTCTTCCGCAACCACTCCGGCATTACCTGCTATAGTATAGCCTGGCTCTATTCTAAGTGTGTAGCAAGCATTTGGGTTAGATCCAGAATAAGGATAAACTTTAATGTAGTAAGTTCCTGCTGATGCTCTATAATATAGTTTTTCGTCTGCAGTTCCTGATTTTTGAGAACTCACCACTCGGTAGCCTGAACTATTGTAAAGCGCTAAATCCACATCATGAGTTAATCCTGTCAATTTCACGGTTAATGTTCCTCCTGAAGAGAAAGAGACTTTGTAATAGTCTACATCATAAGAAGTTTCTATTGATGCATTGTAATCGGCATTTAAAGCTGTAATCTCTGTTGCTGTTCCTGTAGAGTTATTAGGCTCAAAAGCACCATTACATCCTGAAGATGATGAAGTTGTTGTGAACTGAGCACTCGCATAGTTACTTGTAGAAGAGTTACATTTGGTTTTAACCCTCCAATTATAAGTCGTTCCTGAATCAAGCCCTGATAAAATAGCGCCTGCAGATTGTACATCACTTGCTGAATATGAATAATCCGTAGCAGCTTTGTATTCCACGGTATATCCTGTGGCTCCAGAAACGGCATCCCAAAGTAATTTAGCCCCTGAAGAAGTAATATTGGTAGACACTAAGCCTGTTGGTGTATTACAAGCCGTTGGTGGCGTGGTTGGTGTATCTCCCGCTGCAGAACCAATACCTACAGCATGAAATGCATTTTTAACCTGCTTTACCTCATTACTGTTAGCACCATACAAATCTTCAGCCGATTTAATAGAATAAGTTCTTGCATCTGCATAATTAGATGAAGAAGTAAGGTAATATACATTAGTTCTGTAAGCAATAGCCGTTGCTTTAGTGATTCCTATGCCTGAAACATTGAAAGTATTGCCTAAATCATTAGTACCTCTTCCGCCATTCACAAGTAAATAGAACCAATAGTTAAGCACCCCTGAGTTAGTATGCACCCCACACTGGTCGTTAGACCTGCTTGGCACACACCCTTCAGTAGACACCCACTTAGTTCCTTTATAAGTATCTGGTTGAGAGTATTGATTAGGGTTAATCATACTTCTGAACGCCGCTCCAATTTCTTCCCCCATAGTCCAATTGGCTT from Riemerella columbina includes the following:
- the nrfD gene encoding NrfD/PsrC family molybdoenzyme membrane anchor subunit; the protein is MSGHYEAPIREPLIIGHKTYHDITVDIVKPIEERAGKLWWASLYAALVLFIYGFGCIAYTIGTGIGAWGLNRTINWGWDITNFVWWVGIGHAGTLISAVLLLFRQRWRMSVNRSAEAMTIFAVVQAAIFPVIHMGRVWVGYWVFPIPNQFGSLWTNFNSPLLWDVFAISTYFSVSVVFWFMGLIPDFAMIRDRAKTPFTKKIYTILAFGWGGKAKHWQRFEELSLVLAGLATPLVFSVHTTVSFDFATSVIKGWHSTIYPPYFVAGAIFSGFAMVQTLLLVARKVCHLEEYITMYHIEIMNIVIIVTGGMVTVAYACEYFIAWYSGSRFEDFAYLTPGAATGPYWWAFWALIICNLVIPALFWFKKIRTNIIATFIIALVINIGMWFERFDIIVINLSRDYLPGSWTMFKPTIIDVGVYLGTIGFFSVLFLLYARTFPVIAQAELKSILKISGETYKAKEGDEHH
- a CDS encoding SPOR domain-containing protein, encoding MKSLSVFIFSCLFSVVSVQKATAQLVVKKDTIKNTELTITTDQNVSQVLDNLENKCKKSSANNSSSNSYESRNPVTAPKVNTPNKALTNAEICRKNPRILGVKIQLAVVKSKAEADEVALYFRRKFPYIKVQQDASLRPNYKVLAGSYFTKEDASSDLRKIKAFFKNAIPVKYMIFCTDAL
- a CDS encoding M4 family metallopeptidase, whose translation is MKRKLLLPPTVLFTAVLFFGQEAHQTNEQLGMFSKTLSFETTNAPDFVLGQLVLDESSKSLRDLPKLKLLQSEKDNVGITHYRYQQMLNGYPVEGASVVQHVKDDKVISQNGEIVKTFSNQLLSTKQPKISETKALDLAIAFMGAEAYKWEDPKEEEFLKAETGNPEATFKPEGTLVYYAPGAEFKPENLRLAYKFDIYAAKPLDRKIVYIDAENGSVLGTEDKIKHFCNNPLHLHGAEGEANVAALPESYMPNSTANGTAFTAYSGTRAIVTDYTGSTYRLRDNTRGNGIETYNLKRGTNYYNAVDFTDSDNNWNNRNTYLDQYATDAHWGSEMVYDFYKNTLNRNGIDNRGMKMLSYVHYGTNYVNAFWDGSRMTYGDGNYSYKPLVSLDIVGHEMTHGVTERSSGLAYRGESGALNEAYSDILGVAVDFWARPNQANWTMGEEIGAAFRSMINPNQYSQPDTYKGTKWVSTEGCVPSRSNDQCGVHTNSGVLNYWFYLLVNGGRGTNDLGNTFNVSGIGITKATAIAYRTNVYYLTSSSNYADARTYSIKSAEDLYGANSNEVKQVKNAFHAVGIGSAAGDTPTTPPTACNTPTGLVSTNITSSGAKLLWDAVSGATGYTVEYKAATDYSYSASDVQSAGAILSGLDSGTTYNWRVKTKCNSSTSNYASAQFTTTSSSSGCNGAFEPNNSTGTATEITALNADYNASIETSYDVDYYKVSFSSGGTLTVKLTGLTHDVDLALYNSSGYRVVSSQKSGTADEKLYYRASAGTYYIKVYPYSGSNPNACYTLRIEPGYTIAGNAGVVAEEANSDGGYSVYPNPATDVINIKVPEKLVANTTVHIYDLSGKKVITTGIEGKGQINISRLPKGVYTAKVDTGDGESTVLKFIKK